In one Vulgatibacter incomptus genomic region, the following are encoded:
- a CDS encoding nickel-dependent hydrogenase large subunit, producing the protein MHTEATPQKKLTEMAWDPITRIIGNLGIYTKIDFDNRQVAECKSTSSLFRGYSVFMKGKDPRDAHFITSRICGICGDNHATCSVYAQNMAYGIRTPALGEWIYNLAEAAEYMFDHSIFQDNLVFVDFCEKMVAETNPSLLKKAEKAEAPHGDIHGHKTIADIMRSFNPFTGKMYLEALQMSRLTREMFCLMGGRHVHPSTFYPGGVGTVATPQVFTDYLSRLVKFLDFAKKLVTVNDDLFDFFYEALPGYEKVGQRRILLGCWGSFQNPDVCDYRYETMPEWGRAMYVTPGVVVDGELVTTNLVDINLGLRILLGNSYYDDWQSETTFVSKDPLGNPVDQRHPWNQTTIPKPQKRNLQDGPYSWVMSPRWYDKRNGAYLPLDTGGGALARLWTTALAGLVRTPFVRATGNSVVISLPRSATLGDMEFEWKIPKWSNTLERDRARAYFVAYSAGMALFFVEKALERIRSGDVKVFQEFDLPEEGIGCGFHEAVRGVLSHHLVIKDKKIANYHPYPPTPWNASPRDSYGTPGPYEDAVQGLPIFEENGPESFKGIDIMRTVRSFDPCLPCGVHMFTGNGRVIEQIHSPMLGPTGG; encoded by the coding sequence ATGCACACGGAAGCGACGCCGCAGAAGAAGCTCACGGAGATGGCCTGGGATCCCATCACCCGGATCATCGGCAACCTGGGCATCTACACCAAGATCGACTTCGACAATCGCCAGGTCGCCGAGTGCAAGAGCACCTCGTCGCTCTTCCGCGGCTACAGCGTGTTCATGAAGGGCAAGGATCCCCGGGATGCCCACTTCATCACGAGCCGGATCTGCGGCATCTGCGGGGACAACCACGCGACGTGCTCGGTGTATGCGCAGAACATGGCCTACGGGATCCGGACGCCCGCCCTCGGCGAGTGGATCTACAACCTCGCCGAAGCCGCCGAATACATGTTCGACCACTCGATCTTCCAGGACAACCTGGTCTTCGTCGACTTCTGCGAGAAGATGGTCGCCGAGACGAACCCCAGCCTGCTGAAGAAGGCGGAGAAGGCCGAGGCGCCCCACGGCGACATCCACGGCCACAAGACCATCGCGGACATCATGCGCTCCTTCAATCCCTTCACCGGGAAGATGTACCTGGAAGCGCTGCAGATGAGCCGGCTGACACGGGAGATGTTCTGCCTGATGGGCGGCAGGCACGTCCATCCGTCGACCTTCTATCCGGGCGGCGTCGGGACCGTCGCCACGCCGCAGGTCTTCACCGACTACCTCTCGCGCCTCGTGAAGTTCCTCGACTTCGCGAAGAAGCTCGTGACCGTCAACGACGACCTCTTCGACTTCTTCTACGAAGCGCTGCCCGGCTACGAGAAGGTCGGCCAGCGCCGGATCCTGCTGGGCTGCTGGGGCTCCTTCCAGAATCCGGATGTCTGCGATTATCGCTACGAGACCATGCCCGAGTGGGGACGTGCCATGTACGTCACCCCTGGTGTCGTGGTGGACGGCGAGCTCGTCACCACGAACTTGGTGGACATCAACCTCGGCCTTCGGATCCTGCTCGGGAACTCGTACTACGACGACTGGCAGAGCGAGACGACCTTCGTCTCCAAGGATCCCCTAGGCAACCCCGTCGATCAGCGCCATCCGTGGAACCAGACCACCATCCCCAAGCCGCAGAAGCGCAACCTCCAAGACGGCCCCTACAGCTGGGTGATGAGCCCGCGCTGGTACGACAAACGCAATGGCGCCTACCTCCCCCTCGACACCGGCGGCGGCGCGCTGGCGCGGCTCTGGACCACCGCCCTCGCGGGCCTCGTCCGCACGCCCTTCGTCCGGGCCACCGGGAACAGCGTCGTCATCAGCCTCCCGAGGTCCGCGACCCTGGGAGACATGGAGTTCGAGTGGAAGATCCCGAAGTGGTCGAACACCCTCGAGCGCGACCGCGCCCGCGCCTACTTCGTGGCCTACTCCGCCGGCATGGCCCTGTTCTTCGTGGAGAAGGCCCTCGAGCGGATCCGCTCCGGAGACGTGAAGGTCTTCCAGGAGTTCGACCTCCCCGAGGAGGGGATCGGCTGCGGCTTCCACGAGGCGGTGCGAGGCGTGCTCTCCCACCACCTGGTCATCAAAGACAAGAAGATCGCCAACTACCACCCCTACCCGCCCACGCCGTGGAACGCGAGCCCGCGGGACAGCTACGGCACGCCGGGGCCCTACGAGGACGCCGTGCAGGGCCTGCCGATCTTCGAGGAGAACGGCCCGGAGTCCTTCAAGGGCATCGACATCATGCGCACCGTCCGCAGCTTCGATCCGTGCCTGCCCTGCGGCGTGCACATGTTCACGGGGAACGGGCGGGTGATCGAGCAGATCCACTCGCCGATGCTCGGCCCGACTGGGGGCTAG
- a CDS encoding hydrogenase expression protein HypE, producing MARSGKGVSEVHILWISEGMSCDGDTVSITAASNPSIEDVVRGLIPGLPKVHLHNKVLAFETGEDFLKPYRLAAEGKLEPFVLVIEGSIPNEQINGEGYWTSFGNDPKTGQPTTLNEWIDRLAPLAWAVVAAGTCATYGGIHAMEGNPTGCMGLADYLGWDFRARSGHPVVNVPGCPVQPDNFMETLTWLLYEAAGKNPPIPLDDNLRPTWLFGKTVHESCDRAGYYEQADFAKDYNSPKCQVKVGCWGPVVNCNVPKRGWMSGIGGCPNVGGVCIGCTMPGFPDKFMPFMDQPPGSTLSSTALSAYGRMIRGLRGITNSTLNREPKWHHNRPRLTTGYEPRWGR from the coding sequence ATGGCCAGAAGCGGAAAAGGAGTCAGCGAGGTCCACATCCTCTGGATCTCGGAGGGCATGAGCTGCGATGGCGACACGGTCTCCATCACCGCGGCCTCGAACCCGAGCATCGAGGACGTGGTCCGCGGCCTGATCCCCGGCCTTCCGAAGGTGCACCTCCACAACAAGGTCCTCGCCTTCGAGACGGGAGAAGACTTCCTCAAGCCCTACCGGCTCGCAGCAGAGGGAAAGCTCGAGCCCTTCGTCCTCGTGATCGAGGGCTCGATCCCCAACGAGCAGATCAACGGCGAGGGGTACTGGACCTCCTTCGGCAACGATCCCAAGACCGGGCAGCCCACCACCCTGAACGAATGGATCGACCGCCTCGCGCCGCTGGCCTGGGCCGTGGTCGCCGCGGGCACCTGCGCGACGTATGGCGGAATCCACGCGATGGAGGGCAACCCCACCGGCTGCATGGGACTGGCGGACTACCTCGGCTGGGATTTCCGCGCGAGGTCCGGCCACCCCGTCGTCAACGTACCGGGCTGCCCGGTGCAGCCGGACAACTTCATGGAGACGCTGACCTGGCTCCTCTACGAGGCCGCCGGCAAGAACCCGCCGATCCCGCTGGACGACAACCTGCGGCCCACGTGGCTCTTCGGCAAGACGGTCCACGAGAGCTGCGACCGCGCCGGCTACTACGAGCAGGCCGACTTCGCCAAGGACTACAACTCGCCCAAGTGCCAGGTGAAGGTCGGCTGCTGGGGCCCGGTGGTGAACTGCAACGTCCCGAAGCGCGGCTGGATGAGCGGCATCGGCGGCTGCCCCAACGTCGGCGGCGTCTGCATCGGCTGCACCATGCCCGGCTTCCCCGACAAGTTCATGCCGTTCATGGATCAGCCTCCCGGCTCCACCCTCTCGTCCACGGCCCTCAGCGCCTACGGACGGATGATCCGGGGCCTGCGGGGCATCACGAACTCCACTCTCAACCGCGAGCCGAAGTGGCACCACAACCGGCCGAGGCTCACCACCGGTTACGAGCCCCGCTGGGGGCGCTGA
- the hypE gene encoding hydrogenase expression/formation protein HypE has protein sequence MSSSLAEAPCPTPIAARDRIVMGHGSGGRLTSQLIEERILPAFRNPALEALDDQAVLDLGRGSRIAFTTDSYVVSPIFFPGGDIGSLAVHGTVNDLAMGGAVPVALSLSLILEEGLPLADLERVIESARAAANAVGVPVVTGDTKVVGHGSGDGIFINTSGIGVVPDGLELGSAHVRPGDQILVSGTLGDHGIAVLAQRQRLELEGELTSDSAPLHGLAQALLVACPGVRMMRDPTRGGLAATLVEVASRRRLGIEVAEAALPVKDAVRGACELLGLEPIHVANEGKLVAFVPEDGVDAALAALRDHPLGRDAAWIGRVTSDRPGTVVLRTPVGGMRILDLPYAELLPRIC, from the coding sequence ATGTCCTCTAGCCTCGCCGAGGCACCGTGCCCCACGCCGATCGCGGCCCGCGACCGGATCGTGATGGGGCACGGCAGCGGCGGGCGTCTCACCTCCCAGCTCATCGAAGAGCGGATCCTGCCGGCCTTCCGCAACCCGGCCCTCGAGGCCCTCGACGATCAAGCGGTGCTGGATCTGGGCCGAGGCTCGCGGATCGCCTTCACGACCGACTCGTACGTGGTCAGCCCGATCTTCTTTCCCGGCGGCGACATCGGCTCCCTCGCGGTGCACGGCACCGTGAATGATCTCGCCATGGGCGGCGCGGTCCCCGTGGCCCTCTCCCTCTCGCTGATCCTCGAGGAGGGCCTGCCTCTCGCCGATCTCGAGAGGGTGATCGAGTCCGCCCGTGCCGCCGCGAACGCCGTCGGCGTGCCGGTGGTGACCGGCGACACCAAGGTCGTGGGCCACGGCAGCGGCGACGGGATCTTCATCAACACCTCCGGCATCGGCGTCGTCCCGGATGGACTCGAGCTCGGATCCGCGCACGTCCGGCCGGGCGATCAGATCCTCGTCTCGGGAACCCTCGGCGACCACGGCATCGCCGTCCTCGCGCAGCGACAGCGGCTCGAGCTCGAAGGGGAACTCACGAGCGACAGCGCGCCCTTGCACGGGCTGGCGCAAGCGCTGCTCGTCGCCTGCCCCGGCGTCCGGATGATGCGCGACCCGACCCGCGGCGGCCTCGCCGCGACCCTTGTGGAGGTCGCGTCGCGGAGGAGGCTCGGGATCGAGGTCGCCGAGGCCGCCCTCCCCGTCAAGGACGCCGTCCGCGGCGCATGCGAGCTCCTGGGCCTCGAGCCGATCCACGTCGCGAACGAGGGGAAGCTCGTCGCCTTCGTCCCCGAGGACGGAGTCGACGCGGCTCTCGCGGCGCTGCGCGATCACCCCCTCGGCAGGGACGCGGCCTGGATCGGGCGCGTCACCTCGGACCGCCCGGGGACTGTGGTGCTGCGAACGCCGGTGGGCGGGATGCGCATCCTCGACCTGCCGTACGCGGAGCTCTTGCCGCGCATCTGCTGA
- a CDS encoding D-sedoheptulose-7-phosphate isomerase: MRDSIVRKARESAELSARFVERAAGELERCTAALAIRFREGGRLLVMGNGGSACDAQHVSVEFNHPIVEKRRPLPAQALGTDVAWLTAIGNDTDFSRVYLEQLEAMARPMDSVLGISTSGASTNVNHALRRARELGLLTIGFAGRDGGAMVDLCDFSFVAPSWSVHRIQEVHTLLLHLLWDHVHVSLGEDDVL; the protein is encoded by the coding sequence ATGAGGGATTCGATCGTCCGCAAGGCCCGCGAGAGCGCGGAGCTCTCCGCGCGATTCGTCGAGCGAGCTGCCGGCGAGCTCGAGCGCTGCACCGCCGCCCTCGCGATCCGCTTCCGCGAGGGCGGCCGCCTCCTCGTCATGGGCAACGGCGGCTCCGCCTGCGACGCCCAGCACGTCTCGGTGGAGTTCAACCACCCCATCGTCGAGAAGAGGAGGCCGCTGCCCGCCCAGGCCCTCGGCACGGACGTTGCGTGGCTCACCGCGATCGGCAACGACACCGATTTCTCGAGGGTCTACCTCGAGCAGCTCGAGGCGATGGCGCGGCCCATGGACTCGGTTCTCGGGATCTCCACCTCCGGGGCCTCGACCAACGTGAACCACGCGCTGCGCCGCGCGCGGGAGCTCGGCCTTCTCACCATCGGCTTCGCCGGACGCGATGGCGGCGCGATGGTCGATCTGTGCGATTTCAGCTTCGTCGCCCCTTCCTGGTCCGTTCATCGCATCCAGGAGGTCCATACCCTCCTACTTCATCTGCTCTGGGATCACGTGCACGTCTCGTTGGGAGAAGACGATGTCCTCTAG
- the hypD gene encoding hydrogenase formation protein HypD translates to MKYLDEYRDSAVAEKLLGAIRATVTRPWVIMEICGGQTHSIVRYGIDQLLPPEVELVHGPGCPVCVTALETIDRAHAIASRPEVILASFGDMLRVPGSRGDLLGLKAAGADVRVVYSPLDALKLARENREREVVFLGIGFETTAPANAMAVLQARREGLGNFSMLASHVLTPPAIASILQARENRVQAFLGPGHVCAITGLRAYDALCDRYRVPIVISGFEPVDLLDSILRAIRQLEAGRAEVENAYARMVSRDGSRAARAVIDQVFETVDRKWRGVGSIPKSGYRLRHEFAAHDAERRFQVENIGTRESTECISGLVLRGLKKPRECPAFGKSCTPLTPLGATMVSGEGACAAYYRYGLHHDDARVTA, encoded by the coding sequence ATGAAGTACCTGGACGAGTACAGGGACTCCGCCGTCGCCGAGAAGCTGCTCGGCGCCATCCGCGCGACGGTCACCAGGCCCTGGGTGATCATGGAGATCTGCGGCGGCCAGACACACTCCATCGTCCGCTACGGCATCGACCAGCTGCTGCCGCCCGAGGTGGAGCTCGTCCACGGCCCCGGCTGCCCCGTCTGCGTCACCGCTCTCGAGACCATCGACCGCGCCCATGCCATCGCCTCGCGTCCGGAGGTGATCCTCGCTTCCTTCGGCGACATGCTTCGCGTGCCCGGATCCCGCGGAGATCTCCTGGGGCTCAAGGCCGCCGGCGCCGACGTGCGCGTGGTCTACTCGCCCCTCGACGCGCTGAAGCTCGCCCGCGAGAACCGCGAGCGCGAGGTCGTCTTCCTCGGCATCGGCTTCGAGACCACCGCGCCAGCCAACGCGATGGCCGTGCTCCAGGCCAGGCGCGAAGGCCTCGGCAACTTCTCGATGCTCGCCTCCCACGTGCTCACGCCGCCGGCGATCGCGTCGATCCTCCAGGCGCGGGAGAACCGCGTGCAGGCCTTCCTCGGCCCCGGCCACGTCTGCGCGATCACGGGCCTTCGCGCGTACGACGCCCTCTGCGATCGCTACCGCGTCCCCATCGTGATCTCCGGCTTCGAGCCCGTCGATCTCCTCGACTCGATCCTCCGCGCGATCCGCCAGCTCGAGGCGGGCCGGGCCGAGGTCGAGAACGCCTACGCCCGGATGGTGAGCCGCGACGGAAGCCGGGCCGCCCGCGCCGTGATCGACCAGGTCTTCGAGACGGTGGATCGCAAGTGGCGCGGCGTCGGCTCGATCCCGAAGTCGGGCTACCGGCTCCGCCACGAGTTCGCGGCCCACGACGCCGAGCGGCGCTTCCAGGTGGAGAACATCGGCACGCGGGAGTCGACCGAGTGCATCAGCGGCCTGGTCCTTCGCGGCCTCAAGAAGCCCCGCGAGTGCCCCGCGTTCGGCAAGAGCTGCACGCCTCTCACTCCTCTCGGCGCGACCATGGTCTCGGGCGAGGGTGCATGCGCCGCGTACTACCGGTATGGGCTCCATCACGACGACGCGAGGGTCACCGCATGA
- a CDS encoding HypC/HybG/HupF family hydrogenase formation chaperone, which yields MCLAIPGELVELVEKHGLRFGKVRFAGVSREVCMEYQPQAQIGDFVLVHVGFAISTIDREEAAKAWEVLEALGQTEELRDGLEER from the coding sequence ATGTGTCTGGCGATCCCCGGCGAGCTCGTGGAGCTCGTCGAGAAGCACGGCCTGCGGTTCGGCAAGGTCCGCTTCGCGGGCGTCTCCCGCGAGGTCTGCATGGAGTACCAGCCGCAAGCACAGATTGGCGACTTTGTGCTGGTCCACGTGGGCTTCGCGATCTCGACCATCGATCGCGAGGAGGCGGCCAAGGCCTGGGAGGTCCTCGAGGCGCTCGGCCAGACCGAAGAGCTCCGCGACGGTCTGGAGGAGCGATGA
- the hypF gene encoding carbamoyltransferase HypF: MRTAIRLHGVVQGVGMRPSVYRLASALELGGMVRNELGSVWIEVEGPQDRVSAFVRDLPGSLALPARVDELEASPLAPLGEDRFVIAETLTGAATAPPAAIPADLGPCDACLRELEDPDGRRHRHPFINCTSCGPRYTVVRSLPYGRERTAMRPFTLCDPCAREFEDPADRRFHAEPSSCPTCGPRLSFVHSVSDERAFGEEALSAAAKALRSGAIVAVKGAGGFVLACDATRDEAVAKLRERKHRPHKPFAVMGRDLAALEAVALLDDDERSSLRSPERPIVLCRKRDGSPLSSRVAPALGDVGVFLPPTPLQHLLLADGPPLQVMTSGNRGGAPIARTNDEALAALHGIADAFLLHDREIEVRADDSVVRMIGRERAPIRRARGFVPDSIRLPVDGPPLLAVGAGEKNTVCLAGGGRAWLSPHLGDLDHPDVLEVFREAIARLSRFAGIQPTAVVHDLHPDLRSTRWARESGLPCIPVQHHHAHVASCLAEHGRTGPVLGVAFDGTGLGTDGTMWGGEILLADLQRCERIAHLRPLPLAGGEAAIRQPWRLALAALLDAGESVNRLKWVGPRLEPARRILEHGSPPLATGAGRWLDGVASLCRLREEITYEGQAATELESAASSCPPQPAFAFDFTGTRIDLRPAIRELVRELDRGVGVPVLAARFHATLAAAIHVACRRARDEGGPSVVALTGGCFQNRRLSDEATAHLESDGFEVLHHRLVPANDGGISLGQAAIGSRLLAERPPGRSD; encoded by the coding sequence GTGCGAACCGCGATCCGCCTGCATGGAGTCGTCCAGGGCGTGGGCATGCGCCCCTCGGTCTACCGCCTCGCCAGCGCTCTGGAGCTAGGTGGAATGGTGCGGAACGAGCTGGGATCCGTGTGGATCGAGGTCGAGGGCCCGCAGGATCGGGTCTCGGCCTTCGTGCGCGATCTGCCGGGATCCCTCGCCCTGCCCGCCCGCGTAGACGAGCTCGAGGCGAGCCCTCTGGCGCCGCTGGGCGAGGATCGTTTCGTCATCGCGGAGACGTTGACCGGCGCGGCCACGGCGCCTCCCGCAGCGATCCCTGCAGACCTGGGGCCATGCGACGCCTGCCTGCGCGAGCTGGAGGATCCCGACGGTCGGCGGCACCGTCACCCATTCATCAACTGCACATCATGTGGCCCCCGCTACACAGTCGTCCGCTCCTTGCCCTACGGCCGCGAACGAACGGCGATGCGCCCATTCACACTCTGTGATCCGTGTGCGCGCGAGTTCGAGGATCCCGCCGACCGTCGCTTCCACGCGGAGCCGAGCTCGTGCCCGACCTGTGGTCCTCGCCTCTCGTTCGTTCACTCTGTTTCCGACGAGCGCGCCTTCGGAGAGGAAGCGCTCTCAGCCGCCGCCAAGGCGCTGCGCTCGGGCGCGATCGTGGCAGTCAAGGGAGCCGGAGGCTTCGTGTTGGCCTGCGACGCGACCCGGGACGAAGCCGTCGCGAAGCTCCGGGAACGGAAACATCGCCCCCACAAGCCCTTCGCGGTGATGGGGCGGGATCTCGCCGCCCTTGAGGCAGTCGCGCTCCTCGACGACGACGAGCGCTCGTCCCTCCGCTCCCCTGAGCGCCCCATCGTCCTCTGTCGAAAACGGGACGGCTCGCCCCTCTCGTCGAGGGTGGCACCTGCGCTCGGGGACGTCGGCGTCTTCCTCCCACCGACGCCGCTTCAGCACCTCCTGCTCGCCGACGGCCCGCCGCTCCAGGTGATGACCAGCGGCAACCGCGGCGGAGCGCCGATCGCGCGCACCAACGACGAGGCGCTCGCCGCTCTCCACGGGATCGCCGACGCCTTCCTCCTCCACGATCGGGAGATCGAGGTCCGCGCAGACGACTCGGTCGTTCGAATGATCGGACGGGAGCGCGCCCCGATTCGCCGGGCCCGCGGCTTCGTCCCGGACTCGATCCGGCTCCCGGTGGACGGCCCGCCCCTCCTCGCGGTCGGCGCTGGAGAGAAGAACACCGTCTGCCTCGCAGGCGGCGGCCGCGCCTGGCTCTCTCCCCACCTTGGAGATCTCGATCACCCGGACGTCCTCGAAGTCTTCCGCGAAGCCATCGCGCGTCTCTCGAGGTTCGCGGGCATCCAGCCGACGGCGGTCGTCCACGATCTCCACCCGGACCTCCGCTCCACGCGATGGGCCCGGGAGAGCGGGCTCCCCTGCATCCCCGTGCAGCACCACCACGCCCACGTGGCCTCCTGTCTCGCGGAGCACGGCAGGACCGGCCCGGTCCTCGGCGTGGCCTTCGACGGCACGGGCCTGGGCACGGACGGGACGATGTGGGGCGGCGAAATCCTCCTCGCCGACCTCCAGCGCTGCGAGCGGATCGCGCACCTTCGGCCGCTGCCCCTCGCCGGCGGCGAGGCCGCCATCCGGCAGCCGTGGCGACTGGCCCTCGCAGCCCTCCTCGACGCGGGCGAGTCAGTGAATCGCTTGAAGTGGGTCGGGCCGCGCCTCGAGCCCGCGCGACGCATCCTCGAGCATGGCTCCCCTCCCCTCGCCACCGGCGCCGGTCGATGGCTCGACGGGGTGGCCTCCCTCTGCCGGCTGCGCGAGGAGATCACCTACGAGGGGCAGGCGGCGACGGAGCTCGAGTCCGCGGCGAGCTCCTGCCCGCCGCAGCCTGCCTTCGCCTTCGACTTCACCGGCACCCGAATCGATCTCCGCCCCGCGATCCGCGAGCTCGTGCGTGAGCTGGATCGGGGCGTCGGCGTCCCCGTGCTCGCCGCCCGCTTCCACGCGACGCTCGCAGCGGCGATCCACGTCGCCTGCCGCCGCGCCCGCGACGAGGGCGGACCCTCGGTGGTCGCGCTCACTGGCGGCTGCTTCCAGAACCGCCGGCTGAGCGACGAGGCGACGGCGCACCTCGAATCCGACGGCTTCGAGGTGCTTCACCACCGCCTCGTCCCCGCGAACGACGGCGGTATCTCCCTCGGCCAGGCCGCGATCGGATCGCGGCTCCTGGCCGAGCGCCCTCCCGGAAGGAGCGATTGA
- a CDS encoding hydrogenase maturation nickel metallochaperone HypA: MHELALIESLVESVEAGVGGQRVAAVRLEVGRLTAVDPGALQFCFELCVAGTCLEGARLEIREVPGRALCRHCGAEVDVEATSALCPCGAAELQVISGEELRLKEVEVA, encoded by the coding sequence ATGCACGAGCTCGCGCTGATCGAGAGCCTGGTGGAGTCCGTCGAGGCGGGCGTTGGCGGCCAGCGGGTTGCGGCCGTGCGCCTAGAGGTCGGAAGGCTCACCGCCGTCGATCCGGGCGCGCTGCAGTTCTGCTTCGAGCTCTGCGTCGCCGGCACGTGCCTCGAGGGCGCCCGGCTCGAGATCCGCGAGGTCCCAGGGAGAGCGCTTTGTCGGCACTGTGGCGCAGAGGTCGACGTCGAGGCGACGTCGGCGCTCTGCCCATGCGGCGCCGCCGAGCTGCAGGTGATCTCCGGGGAAGAGCTACGGCTGAAGGAAGTGGAGGTCGCCTGA
- the hypB gene encoding hydrogenase nickel incorporation protein HypB, translated as MCAICGCGSGLDHDHSHGASEHGHHHDHAHSHDHGHDHAHDHGTSRIARFELDLLAKNDRLAARNRRWLEDRGILGLNVMGSPGAGKTALLEQTAARLRTRIPLSVLEGDQATEADAIRIRAAGCKAVQINTGAGCHLDADMVEIGLRRLEPEPRSILFLENVGNLVCPALFDLGEARRLVVLSVTEGEDKPLKYPHVFRSADVLVLSKVDLLPHLRFDVDRCLDNARQVKPGLRTFRISATTGEGVDEWCEWLVHERGRS; from the coding sequence ATGTGTGCGATTTGCGGCTGCGGGTCCGGGCTCGACCACGACCATTCCCATGGCGCGAGTGAGCATGGCCACCACCACGATCACGCGCATTCCCACGATCACGGCCATGATCACGCGCACGATCACGGCACGTCGCGGATCGCGCGCTTCGAGCTCGATCTCCTGGCCAAGAACGATCGGCTCGCCGCGCGCAACCGCCGCTGGCTCGAGGATCGCGGGATCCTGGGGCTGAACGTGATGGGTTCGCCCGGAGCGGGAAAGACGGCGCTCCTGGAGCAGACCGCCGCGCGCCTCCGCACCCGGATCCCTCTCTCGGTCCTCGAGGGCGACCAGGCCACCGAGGCCGACGCGATCCGCATCCGGGCGGCCGGCTGCAAGGCCGTCCAGATCAACACCGGCGCCGGCTGCCACCTTGACGCCGACATGGTGGAGATCGGCCTGCGCCGGCTGGAGCCCGAGCCGCGTTCGATTCTCTTCCTGGAGAACGTCGGGAACCTGGTGTGTCCGGCTCTCTTCGACCTTGGCGAAGCGCGGCGGCTCGTCGTCCTCTCCGTGACCGAAGGTGAGGACAAGCCGCTCAAATATCCCCACGTCTTCCGATCGGCAGACGTCCTCGTTCTCTCGAAGGTCGACCTCCTCCCGCACCTCCGCTTCGACGTCGATCGCTGCCTCGACAACGCGCGGCAGGTGAAGCCGGGGCTTCGCACCTTCCGGATCTCCGCGACCACCGGCGAGGGCGTCGACGAGTGGTGCGAGTGGCTCGTTCACGAGCGAGGTCGATCATGA
- a CDS encoding NifU family protein, with protein MMDEVRTGELAGADRDARRIAELLELLPSMAGPSTWNGIEELVDLLVHVQGQGLAACLALARQAGVDPSRFDTLLAEDELVSNLLLLHGLHPVPARVRVEQALERIRPSLASHSGGVELVGLDEEGVAHLRLSGACDGCASSRATVEQTVRRAIEEAAPEVAGIEVEEEPKSDPSFVQLTVRGGA; from the coding sequence ATGATGGACGAAGTACGGACCGGCGAGCTCGCCGGAGCCGATCGGGACGCGCGCCGGATCGCGGAGCTCCTGGAGCTCCTCCCTTCGATGGCAGGACCTTCCACCTGGAACGGGATAGAGGAGCTGGTGGATCTCCTGGTCCACGTGCAGGGCCAGGGCCTCGCGGCCTGCCTTGCGCTGGCGAGGCAGGCCGGAGTCGACCCATCACGCTTCGACACCCTCCTCGCAGAGGACGAGCTCGTCTCCAACCTCCTCCTCCTCCACGGTCTTCACCCGGTCCCCGCCCGCGTCCGTGTAGAGCAGGCGCTCGAGCGGATCCGTCCGTCGCTGGCATCGCACTCCGGCGGCGTCGAGCTCGTCGGCCTGGACGAGGAGGGAGTCGCGCACCTTCGTCTGAGCGGCGCCTGCGACGGCTGCGCGTCGTCGCGGGCCACGGTGGAGCAGACCGTCCGCCGCGCGATCGAGGAGGCGGCGCCGGAGGTGGCCGGGATCGAAGTGGAGGAGGAGCCGAAGTCGGATCCGTCTTTCGTTCAGCTCACGGTTCGAGGAGGAGCGTAA
- a CDS encoding DUF5947 family protein yields the protein MDLRALRRFTASASRPEAGSVCEICAAPLEEGHRHVVDLDRRTLGCACRACAILFTSGTGRHRTIPTRIVSAADEPIDEAWWDTLAIPVRLAFLFFHGTRARWVALYPGPAGATEAELPFEAMKELASASRLVRAVEPDVEALLLRGQRLGGAPEAFVVPIDHCYELVGRLRRTWRGFDGGEDARRELDDFFGDLRRRSVPLPPDGRGR from the coding sequence ATGGACCTGCGTGCTCTACGACGCTTCACCGCCTCCGCTTCGAGGCCCGAGGCCGGCAGCGTCTGCGAGATCTGCGCCGCGCCCCTCGAGGAGGGACACCGACACGTCGTCGATCTCGACCGACGAACGCTGGGCTGCGCCTGCCGCGCGTGCGCGATCCTCTTCACCTCCGGAACCGGACGTCATCGCACAATCCCGACGCGGATCGTCTCCGCGGCGGACGAGCCGATCGACGAGGCCTGGTGGGACACCCTCGCGATCCCCGTGCGGCTGGCCTTCCTCTTCTTCCATGGAACGCGCGCACGCTGGGTGGCCCTCTATCCGGGGCCCGCAGGTGCAACGGAGGCCGAGCTACCGTTCGAGGCGATGAAGGAGCTCGCGTCTGCGAGCCGCCTCGTCCGGGCCGTCGAGCCGGACGTGGAGGCGCTCCTGCTTCGAGGCCAGCGCCTTGGCGGCGCTCCCGAGGCCTTCGTCGTCCCGATCGATCACTGCTACGAGCTGGTCGGGAGGCTGCGGCGTACTTGGCGAGGCTTCGACGGCGGCGAGGACGCCCGCCGCGAGCTCGACGACTTCTTCGGCGACCTGCGCCGCCGCAGCGTGCCGCTTCCGCCAGACGGGAGGGGGAGGTGA